AGAAGCTTCGAATGTCTATACCACCAAATATTGAAGTTCCCCGAAGAATTAAAACTTTTCCCTCGGCCATATTTCCTGCAGGTATCAGCGGTCTTTTGTCTTCAATTCCACCAAAAAGAGCCGCCAGATCGGAAGTAACCTTCCATTGCGGAGGAATAATAAGCTTTGTGCCTCCAAATACCTGAGTCACATCGATAACTACAGTGCCGTGAATGTCAGCTTGCGAGAGATTTACTTCAGCCCCACCCAGGATGGTCACAATATCTCCCCCCCGAAAATTCTTCGAGAATATGTTCTTTTTAATACTCCCAAAAACGGAAACTGTATCGAGATAATCCTCCCGAAAAGCGTGGGGATCATTTTCACCGCCAGGGCTAAAGGGTCCGTTACCTGTAAAAGTAGATCCTGTATCTGTTAAAGGTTCTGTCGCAGCCCCTGACTGCGCATTTTCTTCAGTTGGCGGAACGTGTACTCTCTTATCCCAGCCAA
The window above is part of the Arcticibacter tournemirensis genome. Proteins encoded here:
- a CDS encoding LiaF transmembrane domain-containing protein, producing the protein METANTHYNKKKPGSGKQWAGLILLFLGVILLIRTLGGFIPDWIISFPTILIVLGVFSGMRNNFRNPGALILLFMGVILLAAKLIPGLDLGDFIFPVLIMGLGLYLILGRRKAERLKFRDRDRFGWDKRVHVPPTEENAQSGAATEPLTDTGSTFTGNGPFSPGGENDPHAFREDYLDTVSVFGSIKKNIFSKNFRGGDIVTILGGAEVNLSQADIHGTVVIDVTQVFGGTKLIIPPQWKVTSDLAALFGGIEDKRPLIPAGNMAEGKVLILRGTSIFGGIDIRSF